The following coding sequences lie in one Cyanobacterium sp. Dongsha4 genomic window:
- a CDS encoding CAAD domain-containing protein yields MESKVQDMETKQETMEKKISNDVPGMMTTTGKSAGDSSWQEYVDLVVDFLAKVPEQLGSFFSDYQKPLTTTGLIVASAITVYITLSVLDAIDNIPLLSSILELVGLGYSVWFVTRYLLKASTRQELFSEFDSLKQQVLGGKADN; encoded by the coding sequence ATGGAATCTAAAGTTCAAGACATGGAAACTAAACAAGAAACAATGGAAAAGAAAATTAGTAATGATGTCCCCGGAATGATGACTACCACTGGTAAATCTGCTGGTGATAGTAGTTGGCAAGAATATGTGGATTTGGTGGTGGACTTCTTAGCAAAAGTTCCTGAACAATTAGGCAGTTTCTTTTCTGATTACCAAAAACCCCTTACCACAACTGGTTTAATTGTTGCGTCTGCGATTACCGTTTATATTACTTTATCTGTTTTAGATGCGATCGACAATATTCCCTTACTTTCTTCTATTCTTGAATTAGTTGGTTTGGGTTATAGTGTTTGGTTTGTTACTCGTTATTTACTCAAAGCGTCCACTCGTCAGGAATTATTTTCTGAGTTTGATAGCTTAAAGCAACAAGTTTTAGGTGGTAAGGCTGACAATTAA
- the queG gene encoding tRNA epoxyqueuosine(34) reductase QueG, which translates to MEKLSEQIKEKALEIGFHRVGIVDVNENKDKQQENQKRLQKWLNNGYHAQMEWMDNPRRKDITLCWQEVKSIICLALNYYTPHQHSDNPEIGKISRYGWGRDYHRIITKKLKILAHWLTEKDPSAKVKYYVDTGPIQDKFWAQQAGIGWIAKNANVITREYGSWVFLGEILTNLPLEADNPHTNHCGTCTRCLSACPTNAITEPFVVDANRCIAYHTIENRSPQLPDEIAKNLNGWVAGCDICQDVCPWNQSFAQETDITDFHPYPKNLYPKLADLANMTEQEWDQRFQGSALRRIKPQMWQRNAKTQMRKI; encoded by the coding sequence ATGGAAAAATTGAGTGAACAAATTAAAGAAAAAGCCCTCGAAATAGGATTTCATCGAGTCGGCATAGTTGATGTAAATGAAAATAAAGATAAACAGCAAGAAAATCAAAAAAGACTGCAAAAATGGTTAAATAACGGCTACCATGCCCAAATGGAATGGATGGATAATCCTCGGCGTAAAGATATTACCCTTTGTTGGCAAGAAGTTAAATCAATTATCTGTCTGGCTTTAAACTATTACACTCCTCATCAACACTCAGATAATCCAGAAATCGGCAAAATATCTCGTTATGGTTGGGGTAGAGACTATCATCGCATTATCACCAAAAAACTCAAAATCCTCGCCCATTGGTTGACAGAAAAAGACCCTAGTGCCAAAGTTAAATACTATGTAGATACAGGACCTATTCAAGATAAATTCTGGGCTCAACAAGCAGGTATTGGTTGGATTGCGAAGAATGCTAATGTGATCACAAGAGAATATGGTAGTTGGGTCTTTTTAGGAGAAATTTTAACTAACCTACCTCTGGAAGCCGACAACCCCCATACTAACCACTGTGGTACTTGCACCCGTTGCTTAAGTGCCTGTCCTACTAATGCTATTACAGAACCCTTTGTTGTGGATGCTAACCGATGTATTGCCTATCATACCATTGAAAATAGAAGCCCTCAATTACCTGATGAGATTGCTAAAAACTTAAATGGTTGGGTGGCAGGTTGTGATATTTGTCAAGATGTTTGTCCTTGGAATCAGAGCTTTGCCCAAGAAACCGATATTACCGATTTTCACCCTTACCCAAAAAATCTTTATCCTAAATTAGCAGACTTAGCAAACATGACTGAACAAGAATGGGATCAACGCTTTCAAGGTTCGGCTTTAAGACGTATCAAACCTCAAATGTGGCAACGCAATGCAAAAACTCAAATGAGAAAGATTTAA
- the lexA gene encoding transcriptional repressor LexA, which yields MENLTPAQKQLYDWLVEYINTNKHSPSIREMMKAMNLRSPAPIQSRLEKMRKKGYLEWTEGQARTLKILKNYHQGLPLLGKVKEGGVVESFSDEQEKIDFGSMFPSSTSYVLQVEGDNMISVHISDGDYLVMGDTEGDKSIKAGEIVTVKAEGYGTMVKRIDYNASKTILTGFKPEEEKITIASNKVEIEGVLLAVFRLNQ from the coding sequence ATGGAAAATTTGACTCCTGCTCAAAAGCAATTATATGATTGGTTGGTGGAGTATATCAATACAAATAAACATTCTCCTTCCATTCGAGAAATGATGAAAGCAATGAATTTGCGATCGCCTGCACCGATTCAGAGTCGTTTGGAAAAGATGCGTAAAAAAGGCTATCTTGAGTGGACAGAAGGACAAGCACGTACCTTAAAAATTCTCAAAAACTATCATCAAGGTTTACCTTTGTTGGGTAAGGTTAAAGAGGGGGGTGTAGTTGAATCTTTCTCGGATGAACAAGAAAAAATTGATTTTGGTTCGATGTTTCCTTCTTCCACTTCTTATGTGTTGCAAGTTGAAGGAGATAACATGATTTCTGTCCATATCAGTGATGGAGATTACTTAGTTATGGGAGATACAGAAGGCGATAAATCCATCAAAGCAGGAGAAATTGTCACGGTAAAGGCAGAAGGATACGGCACAATGGTCAAAAGAATTGATTATAATGCCAGTAAAACTATTCTGACAGGTTTTAAGCCAGAAGAAGAAAAGATTACTATTGCATCTAATAAGGTGGAAATAGAAGGGGTTTTACTAGCGGTTTTCCGCTTAAATCAGTAA
- a CDS encoding DEAD/DEAH box helicase, whose translation MKIVHGTWIPSSEDNFIQNGTFYLWVEIAKNNRRITKINNLYPRQLTSEDLANFLVKDLGVSSNNYQDPVKLISSKYFLLPSSDNQPLPSLTLSRYLETEYPENTELQYWAIESFPLNEIIKTLNDLHFLSLYQTQEWVLGIDLLFWYYYTQNFRQIILKDQYIPALKYREINTKKKTSKSKSLSGEIYPSWAIVSHNYEQLIKQCVEMMPLACVAGFDELSESINFYDKETLLHHFSEYLLQQIIKNTSLPQVFTKKINNSSLLHNCLFSLEKPLTDKASLETYQQWQTWYQKIIAGSNNSDFNLCFRLKEASEENPDKWYLEFLVASKKDPSLKLNLEDYWHFDKKTKQLVTEQFGKEFEKNLLLNLGYGARIYPKLWAGLETDKPVGLSLTLTEAFDFLKEVAWILQDAGYTVIVPAWWTPSGRQKAKIRLQASTKKSSSSSSKNEKGYFSLDTIIQYQYQLAIGNEVVTPQEWRQLLEAKIPLVKFRGEWVELDQNQMQKMLEFWQNSQEENNEKSLLELMKIATEEVDMFEVSHDESLAQMMAKLTDYTQLELTNNPDNFQGDLREYQKRGVSWLKFLELLGLNGCLADDMGLGKTVQVIAHLVQEKNENKQLLPTLLIAPTSVVGNWYKEVEKFAPHLQVMIHHGGDRISEEKTFTTEAKNYDLIITSFTLARKDLKLLNQVKWQRIVLDEAQNIKNPSTAQTKAILKLNANYRLALTGTPVENRLLDLWSIFNFLNPGYLGKKTQFRKSFEIPIQKNNDKKQSIVLKKLVEPFILRRLKTDKNIIKDLPDKVEHKQYCNLTKEQASLYELVVKEVSGELEEAEGMQRKGLILSTLMRLKQICNHPRQFLQDNSDFNAQRSHKLERLGEMVEEVIAEGESLLIFTQFTEIGEALQHYFKQKFYYNTYYLYGGTSRKKREQMIEEFQAENTEPSLFILSLKAGGVGITLTKANHVFHFDRWWNPAVENQATDRAFRIGQKKNVFVHKFVTLGTLEEKIDLMIEDKKKIADAIVTSDESWLTELDNDSFKQLIALNRQTII comes from the coding sequence AATATCCTGAAAATACTGAATTACAGTACTGGGCGATCGAATCTTTTCCTTTAAATGAAATAATTAAAACTCTCAATGATTTGCATTTTTTATCACTTTATCAAACTCAAGAATGGGTATTAGGAATTGATTTACTTTTTTGGTATTATTATACCCAAAACTTTAGACAAATTATTCTCAAAGATCAATATATTCCTGCCTTAAAATATCGAGAAATTAATACAAAGAAAAAAACATCTAAATCTAAATCCTTATCTGGGGAAATTTATCCGAGTTGGGCGATTGTTTCCCATAATTATGAACAATTAATTAAGCAATGTGTTGAGATGATGCCCCTTGCTTGTGTGGCAGGTTTTGATGAATTGTCTGAGTCAATTAATTTTTATGACAAAGAAACTTTATTACATCATTTTTCCGAATATTTACTGCAACAAATAATAAAAAACACCTCTTTACCCCAAGTTTTTACTAAAAAAATTAACAATTCTTCTTTACTTCATAACTGTCTTTTTTCGCTGGAAAAACCTTTAACCGATAAAGCTAGTTTAGAAACTTATCAACAATGGCAAACATGGTATCAAAAAATAATTGCCGGTAGTAATAATAGCGATTTTAATCTATGTTTTCGACTGAAAGAAGCATCGGAAGAAAATCCCGATAAATGGTATTTAGAATTTTTGGTGGCATCAAAAAAAGATCCTTCTTTAAAATTAAATTTGGAAGATTATTGGCATTTTGACAAAAAAACAAAACAATTAGTTACAGAACAATTTGGCAAGGAATTTGAAAAAAACTTACTTTTAAACTTAGGTTATGGAGCGAGAATTTATCCTAAATTATGGGCTGGATTAGAAACAGATAAACCAGTAGGATTGTCTTTAACTTTAACAGAAGCATTTGATTTTCTCAAAGAGGTGGCATGGATTTTACAAGATGCAGGTTATACTGTGATTGTACCAGCATGGTGGACTCCGAGCGGTCGTCAAAAAGCTAAAATTCGCTTACAAGCATCCACAAAAAAATCATCTTCTTCTAGTAGTAAAAATGAGAAAGGTTACTTTAGTTTAGACACGATTATTCAATATCAATATCAGTTAGCCATTGGCAATGAAGTTGTTACACCTCAAGAATGGCGACAATTATTAGAGGCAAAAATACCTCTAGTTAAATTTAGGGGAGAATGGGTAGAATTAGACCAAAATCAGATGCAAAAAATGCTAGAATTTTGGCAAAATAGTCAGGAAGAAAATAACGAAAAGAGTTTACTAGAATTGATGAAAATTGCCACAGAAGAAGTGGATATGTTTGAGGTTTCTCATGATGAGAGTTTAGCCCAAATGATGGCAAAATTAACAGATTATACTCAACTAGAATTAACTAATAATCCTGATAATTTTCAAGGGGATTTAAGGGAATATCAAAAGAGAGGTGTTTCTTGGTTAAAATTTTTAGAGCTATTAGGTTTAAATGGTTGTTTAGCAGATGATATGGGGTTAGGAAAAACGGTACAAGTTATCGCCCATTTAGTTCAGGAAAAAAATGAAAATAAACAGTTATTACCTACTTTATTAATTGCCCCTACTTCGGTGGTAGGAAATTGGTATAAGGAAGTGGAAAAATTTGCTCCTCATCTTCAGGTAATGATTCATCATGGGGGCGATCGCATCTCTGAGGAAAAAACCTTTACAACTGAGGCAAAAAATTATGATTTAATTATTACTTCTTTTACTTTAGCTCGGAAAGATTTAAAATTATTAAATCAGGTAAAATGGCAAAGAATTGTCTTAGATGAAGCTCAAAATATTAAGAATCCTAGCACTGCTCAAACTAAAGCTATTTTAAAATTAAATGCTAATTATCGTTTAGCTTTAACCGGTACTCCTGTAGAAAATCGTCTCTTGGATTTATGGTCAATTTTTAACTTTCTTAATCCGGGTTATTTGGGTAAAAAAACTCAGTTTCGTAAATCTTTTGAGATACCAATTCAGAAGAATAATGATAAAAAACAGTCTATTGTATTGAAAAAATTAGTTGAACCGTTTATTTTAAGAAGATTAAAAACTGATAAAAATATTATTAAAGATTTGCCCGATAAAGTAGAGCATAAACAATATTGTAATTTAACCAAAGAACAGGCTTCTTTATATGAATTAGTGGTGAAAGAAGTATCGGGAGAATTAGAAGAAGCGGAAGGAATGCAAAGGAAGGGTTTAATACTTTCTACTCTGATGCGTCTTAAACAAATTTGCAATCATCCTCGTCAATTTTTGCAGGATAATAGTGATTTTAATGCCCAACGTTCACATAAATTAGAAAGGTTAGGAGAGATGGTTGAGGAGGTAATTGCGGAAGGTGAAAGTCTTTTAATTTTTACTCAATTTACGGAAATTGGTGAGGCTTTACAGCATTATTTTAAACAAAAATTTTACTATAATACTTACTATTTGTATGGGGGTACTTCTCGCAAAAAAAGGGAGCAAATGATTGAGGAATTTCAAGCCGAAAATACTGAACCTTCTTTATTTATTTTGTCGTTAAAAGCAGGGGGTGTGGGGATAACTTTAACTAAGGCAAATCATGTGTTTCATTTTGATCGCTGGTGGAATCCTGCGGTGGAAAATCAAGCCACTGATAGGGCTTTTAGAATAGGACAAAAAAAGAATGTATTTGTTCATAAATTCGTCACTTTAGGTACACTAGAGGAGAAAATTGATTTGATGATTGAGGATAAGAAAAAAATAGCAGATGCGATCGTTACCTCAGATGAATCGTGGTTAACGGAATTAGATAATGATAGTTTTAAACAGTTAATTGCTCTAAATCGTCAGACTATTATTTAG
- a CDS encoding PilZ domain-containing protein has protein sequence MNNNVDINSINEQRQFRRILAVCRVLDLDHKFLGFTLDLNRSGIKIIVDKNFQSGDEFEIILSPVKEDEEISPDIVVKVEQKWRSSTNEEFDQIGGVIIEVDSPEYIEELIDYCDRRAKERYQLDWQ, from the coding sequence ATGAATAATAATGTTGATATTAATTCGATAAATGAACAGAGACAATTCAGACGTATTCTTGCTGTTTGTAGGGTTTTGGACTTGGATCATAAATTTTTGGGATTCACTCTCGACTTAAACCGTTCTGGTATTAAAATTATTGTTGATAAAAATTTTCAGTCTGGGGATGAGTTTGAAATTATCTTAAGTCCTGTTAAAGAAGATGAGGAAATAAGCCCTGATATTGTGGTTAAGGTAGAACAAAAATGGAGATCTTCTACCAATGAGGAGTTTGATCAAATCGGTGGGGTAATTATAGAAGTTGATTCCCCTGAATATATAGAGGAGTTAATTGATTACTGCGATCGCCGTGCTAAGGAAAGATACCAATTAGATTGGCAATAA
- a CDS encoding TonB family protein: MTTIKNLEKPTIAFNQIIREINWALLASITAHGLFFTLIFPRWYAQGNSNNSNGLTNTPIIELNSLEQTRLPNLNPSNSLDWNSLNPLPEIDNFNGLTIPIPPLESLENSGFDLPPLDGGMMYQDFSALPPPPPASISNFSTAPIPQTSLQFETNPTAPLDLPPPPPINQNSLANLPPIPQDKIDQITQKNNSGTSTSSPFNQTDVPINQILDAERQAEIRRQLFANSPIEVTVNPRDVINNRDNKTDVKDSSSQTSNPDNNLPVKLENQFNNLTDKLAPNPENTSDEEARKNYVAWAKNVQNVNPKEITIVGVYPKDACVKKLEGTTTYGVVVNSMGNVVDTQLIKSAGYNLFNEQALKQINARQFENTGDGNIPYHVYVNFQYDTKVCPSVSLSNLGNVPQSSPQPSSNPNPVKPSSVKPATPNNVKDSPSHSQPSSVATPVKKENSNNSQIKQPTTVNKLSTPTNSAEVLLKPNPETKKTTTPPKLPPIIENSTKKDSQAPSPSAREIINPSTNSSGEKEQEKKSPENEVIIKEKDPMSSPE, translated from the coding sequence ATGACTACCATTAAAAATTTAGAAAAACCAACCATTGCTTTTAATCAAATTATCAGGGAAATTAACTGGGCGTTATTAGCTTCAATTACAGCTCATGGTCTTTTTTTCACCCTCATCTTTCCCAGATGGTATGCTCAAGGTAATTCTAATAATTCTAATGGTTTGACCAACACCCCAATTATAGAATTAAATTCCTTAGAACAAACTCGTCTGCCCAATTTAAACCCCTCAAACTCATTAGATTGGAATAGTCTTAACCCTTTACCAGAAATAGATAATTTCAACGGTTTAACAATTCCCATACCTCCTTTAGAAAGTTTGGAGAATAGTGGTTTTGATTTACCGCCACTAGATGGAGGAATGATGTATCAGGATTTTTCTGCCTTACCCCCTCCTCCTCCTGCTTCAATTAGCAACTTTTCCACCGCCCCTATCCCTCAAACATCTTTACAGTTTGAAACTAATCCCACTGCTCCCTTAGATTTGCCACCACCACCACCCATTAATCAAAATTCCCTTGCTAATTTACCGCCGATTCCTCAAGATAAAATTGATCAAATAACTCAGAAAAATAACTCCGGCACATCCACATCTTCTCCTTTTAACCAAACAGATGTTCCAATTAATCAAATTCTTGATGCGGAAAGACAAGCAGAAATCAGAAGACAATTATTTGCTAATTCTCCCATTGAGGTTACGGTTAACCCTAGAGATGTAATAAATAATCGAGATAATAAAACTGACGTTAAAGATTCTTCCTCTCAAACATCAAATCCTGACAATAACTTACCCGTTAAGTTGGAAAATCAATTTAATAATCTAACGGATAAATTAGCCCCAAATCCAGAAAATACAAGCGATGAGGAAGCTAGAAAAAATTATGTTGCATGGGCTAAAAATGTGCAGAACGTTAATCCGAAAGAAATTACTATTGTTGGTGTATATCCTAAAGATGCTTGTGTTAAGAAACTAGAAGGCACTACTACTTATGGTGTTGTTGTTAACTCTATGGGGAATGTGGTTGACACTCAACTGATTAAAAGTGCTGGATATAACTTATTTAATGAACAAGCATTAAAACAAATTAATGCCCGACAATTTGAAAATACTGGCGATGGTAATATTCCCTACCATGTTTATGTTAATTTTCAATACGATACAAAAGTATGTCCTTCTGTTTCATTGTCTAATTTGGGTAATGTTCCCCAATCTAGCCCCCAACCTTCTTCCAATCCCAATCCAGTAAAGCCCAGTAGTGTTAAACCTGCTACCCCCAACAATGTCAAAGATAGCCCTAGTCATTCTCAACCCTCGTCGGTGGCAACACCCGTAAAAAAAGAGAATTCCAATAATTCCCAAATAAAACAACCTACTACAGTCAATAAATTAAGTACACCAACTAATAGTGCAGAAGTTTTGCTGAAACCTAATCCTGAGACGAAAAAAACGACTACTCCTCCAAAATTACCTCCAATTATTGAGAATTCAACGAAAAAAGACAGTCAAGCACCATCTCCTTCTGCAAGAGAAATAATTAATCCTTCTACTAACTCTTCTGGAGAAAAAGAGCAAGAGAAGAAAAGCCCTGAAAATGAAGTTATAATCAAAGAAAAAGATCCTATGTCTTCTCCTGAATAA
- a CDS encoding GntR family transcriptional regulator encodes MFNFRIQADSHISPSQQLIDQIQFAIASGQYPPGHRLPSTRQLAQVTNLHRNTISKVYRQLEKKGLVESITGSGIYVKSQGDEATKKNKHLVGLDSSQADIIKRSIEQLLQQGNNLEQIKQLFLGEIEWRLRCSALILVTVPKVDIGAGQLMVLELEQALFVPTQLVPLEELNHILTQTKSATVVTSRYFVPQVLEIVSPESTRVIPIDIYDYKKELTIIRQLPKNANLGIVSLSGGILRVAEILIHSLRGDEINTITATIHDQRKLNHLIRFADIIMCDRNCSTLVKKTLQKLESDLIRIPKIIATNNYISEKSIQLLKKELEINH; translated from the coding sequence ATGTTCAATTTTCGCATCCAAGCTGATAGTCATATTTCCCCTTCTCAACAGTTAATTGATCAAATTCAGTTTGCGATCGCATCTGGTCAATATCCCCCCGGTCATCGTTTACCTAGTACAAGACAACTAGCCCAAGTCACCAATTTACATCGCAACACCATCAGTAAGGTTTATCGACAACTGGAAAAAAAAGGTTTGGTAGAATCCATCACAGGTTCAGGCATTTATGTTAAATCTCAAGGAGATGAAGCCACAAAAAAAAATAAACATTTAGTCGGATTAGATTCATCTCAGGCAGACATTATTAAGAGAAGTATTGAACAATTATTACAACAAGGTAATAACCTAGAACAAATTAAACAACTTTTCTTAGGGGAAATTGAATGGCGTTTAAGATGTAGTGCCTTAATCTTAGTAACAGTTCCAAAAGTGGACATAGGTGCAGGACAGTTAATGGTACTAGAATTAGAACAGGCTTTATTTGTTCCCACTCAATTAGTGCCTTTAGAAGAATTAAATCACATCCTAACTCAAACCAAATCTGCCACAGTGGTAACAAGTCGTTATTTTGTGCCTCAAGTTTTAGAAATTGTCTCTCCTGAATCCACAAGAGTTATTCCCATCGATATTTATGACTATAAAAAAGAATTAACCATCATTCGACAATTACCCAAAAATGCGAATTTAGGAATCGTTAGCTTAAGTGGTGGTATTTTAAGAGTTGCAGAAATTTTAATTCATAGTCTTAGGGGAGATGAAATTAATACGATTACTGCTACTATTCATGATCAACGGAAACTTAATCATCTTATTCGTTTTGCTGATATAATAATGTGCGATCGCAACTGCTCCACCCTTGTCAAAAAAACCCTGCAAAAACTAGAATCAGACTTGATCAGAATACCAAAAATTATTGCCACCAATAACTACATCAGCGAAAAATCTATTCAACTCCTAAAAAAAGAATTAGAAATTAACCATTAA
- a CDS encoding serine/threonine-protein kinase, which produces MELLIKNRYQALRIIGEGGFGKTFLAIDTHSQNQCRCVIKQLLNTSKSSQSKNWQLFIAEIHRLQFLNTNPHIPKLIDFCEQDNNYYIIQEFIDGENLKLELNKQGIYSEKKIIKLLREILPVLKFIHDKNIIHRDIKPENIIRKIDNQQLYLVDFGASKLLSQQDPYKTATVIGSPEYIAPEQARGKTVFASDIYSLGVTCLSLLTARSPFDLIDLNNNWIWQEYAREKINKNLCKILNKMVSFSLTQRYTKVEEIIKDLEKIEEKKHISWQTTTALVIVSVLGLFNINNYHNQKEEENLERTKKDDYNKENIIHNQEKLPEQNKSVSEKIILKSDKDLEKEALEGLILLTNIQDSYYQKNGEFLEKTPYLPLGEGHIFKIQKLSPHHIAIIALAKNDNLKNFVTMIWGGNPNSKENISKQKNYKPKPTDWGVFATPNLGTQNTKYAIRFNNCETEKPEKKYPYFTNLKLTESLPLSYEELSCPQGYTYSLSMLELMSQKASEAPPAITYDVRGNNLTIKD; this is translated from the coding sequence ATGGAGTTATTGATCAAAAATCGTTATCAAGCCCTAAGAATCATTGGGGAAGGGGGCTTTGGGAAAACTTTTCTAGCCATTGATACCCATAGTCAAAATCAATGTCGTTGTGTTATTAAACAACTGTTAAACACTTCAAAATCTTCTCAATCAAAAAACTGGCAGCTATTTATTGCGGAAATTCATCGTTTACAATTTCTCAATACTAATCCCCATATTCCAAAATTAATTGATTTCTGCGAACAAGATAATAATTATTATATTATTCAAGAATTTATTGACGGAGAAAATCTAAAATTAGAGTTAAATAAGCAAGGTATTTATTCAGAGAAAAAAATAATCAAATTACTTCGAGAAATCTTGCCAGTATTAAAATTTATTCATGATAAAAATATAATTCATAGGGATATAAAACCAGAAAATATTATTAGGAAAATAGATAATCAACAACTTTATTTAGTTGATTTTGGAGCTTCAAAATTATTAAGTCAACAAGACCCCTATAAAACCGCTACAGTCATTGGTAGCCCTGAATATATTGCCCCTGAACAAGCCAGAGGAAAAACCGTTTTTGCCAGTGACATATATAGTTTAGGTGTCACTTGTTTATCTTTACTCACAGCGCGATCGCCTTTTGATTTAATTGACCTAAATAATAATTGGATTTGGCAAGAATATGCAAGAGAAAAAATAAATAAAAATCTCTGTAAAATTCTCAATAAAATGGTTAGCTTTTCCCTTACTCAACGCTATACAAAAGTAGAAGAAATAATTAAAGATTTAGAAAAAATAGAAGAAAAAAAACACATATCTTGGCAGACAACCACAGCCCTAGTTATTGTTTCAGTTTTAGGATTATTCAATATAAATAATTATCATAATCAGAAAGAAGAAGAAAATTTAGAAAGAACTAAAAAAGATGATTATAACAAAGAAAATATAATTCATAATCAAGAAAAATTACCAGAGCAAAATAAAAGTGTATCAGAAAAAATTATATTAAAATCAGATAAAGACTTAGAAAAAGAAGCATTAGAAGGATTAATTTTATTGACAAATATTCAAGATAGTTATTACCAAAAAAATGGAGAATTTTTAGAAAAAACTCCTTATTTACCATTGGGAGAAGGACATATTTTTAAAATACAAAAACTATCACCCCATCATATAGCAATCATTGCATTAGCGAAAAATGACAATCTCAAAAATTTTGTGACCATGATTTGGGGAGGAAATCCTAACTCAAAAGAAAATATTTCTAAGCAAAAAAACTATAAACCTAAACCAACGGATTGGGGAGTTTTTGCAACCCCTAATTTAGGCACACAAAACACAAAATATGCCATTAGATTCAATAACTGTGAAACGGAAAAACCAGAAAAAAAATATCCCTATTTCACTAACTTAAAGTTAACCGAATCCCTACCTTTATCCTATGAAGAACTATCTTGTCCTCAAGGATATACTTATTCTTTATCTATGCTAGAATTAATGAGTCAAAAAGCTAGTGAAGCGCCTCCAGCTATTACTTATGATGTGAGGGGCAATAATTTAACCATTAAAGACTAA
- a CDS encoding SWIM zinc finger family protein: MSKFSKTWWGKRFIEALESFTDSGRLSRGRSYANNGKAKEYKITKGKITAKVRGSVNPYFGVYKEPLYKTEISLTPISQEDWEKAIALLSSQASFVSKLLMNEMPDNIEEVFYKKLKLHLLPYNSKDFETDCSCPDWSNPCKHIAGVYYLIASEIDRDPFLLFELRGLKKEKLHQELMRSPLGQILSQGLTTENLAPEPAESYYTKPVLVTANSNINQKEFWQGEKRIPEHLPDNSSNTILAIVVKKAGDYPPFWHQDSSFIEVMSDFYTRIRKTF, from the coding sequence ATGAGTAAATTTAGTAAAACATGGTGGGGAAAACGTTTTATCGAAGCCTTAGAATCTTTCACGGACTCAGGAAGATTAAGTCGGGGGCGTAGTTATGCCAATAACGGAAAAGCCAAAGAGTACAAAATTACTAAAGGAAAAATCACTGCTAAAGTTAGAGGTTCAGTTAATCCTTACTTTGGCGTTTATAAAGAACCTTTATACAAAACTGAAATCTCTTTAACTCCCATTTCTCAAGAAGATTGGGAAAAAGCGATCGCACTTCTTTCCTCTCAAGCCAGTTTTGTCAGTAAACTATTGATGAATGAAATGCCAGACAATATAGAGGAAGTATTTTATAAAAAATTAAAACTGCATTTACTTCCCTATAATAGTAAGGATTTTGAAACAGATTGTTCCTGCCCCGATTGGTCTAATCCATGTAAACATATAGCAGGAGTTTATTATCTTATCGCTTCAGAGATCGATCGAGATCCCTTTTTATTGTTTGAATTGCGTGGGCTTAAAAAGGAAAAACTACATCAGGAATTGATGCGATCGCCCCTCGGTCAAATTTTATCCCAAGGATTAACCACAGAGAATTTAGCACCAGAACCAGCAGAATCCTATTATACTAAACCAGTGTTAGTAACAGCTAATAGCAACATAAATCAAAAAGAATTCTGGCAAGGAGAAAAAAGAATACCAGAGCATTTACCAGATAATTCTTCTAATACCATTCTCGCTATAGTAGTCAAAAAAGCAGGAGATTATCCACCATTTTGGCATCAAGATAGTTCCTTTATCGAAGTAATGAGCGATTTTTACACCAGAATTCGGAAGACATTTTGA